One Dysidea avara chromosome 8, odDysAvar1.4, whole genome shotgun sequence genomic window, GCCCTGCATTTTGTTTTTAACTGACAGTGAAAAGACACATCTCGGTGCATTTGTGTGTACGCCCTTcaagaattacaacaaatccaaGGAGTTGATGGAGAGGCATGCCAAACATGCATATCATTTGAGAGCAGTAGATCATGCCTTTGAATTTACAAGAAGGTGGGCTAATCCTGAATCAAGAATCGATAGTCAGTTAATTGATAAAAGctctaagaattttaaatttaatactgAAGTATTGCCAACAATTGCTGAGACAGTATTATTGTGTGCAAAGCAACGAATTTCTCTCCAAGGTCACAATCAGGataaggtgaactttacacaggagCCATTAAGAAATGAAggaaatttcattgccatactTAGATTGCTGGCAAAGAACAATAAAGCACTGAGCGAACACTTAATACTTGGTCCAAAGAATGCAAAATATACCAGTAAGACCGTTCAAAACGAGATACTGGAAATAGCTGCTGACCAAATTCGTGCATTTTATCGAACCTGCATACAGAAGTGTCCACATTTTTCATTAATTGCTGATGAAGCTACATCTCATGGTAAGGAGATTTTGTCGGTTTGCTTAAGGTTCTTGGAAattgataatgaaaattttcGTGTGAAGCCAATAAAGCACGAAGTGTTACTTGACTTCCATTTTCTTCAGAGGATAACTGGGAAAAGCATTGCAGATGGCATCTTGCAAGTTTTACAAAAACATGAAATTGATGTTAAAAATTGCCGAGGGCAGGCATACGATACAACAGCTTCCATGAGCTCTTCAAATTCTGGTGTACAAGCACATATAAAGAATAATGCACCAGATGCAGAATTTCAAGGTTGCTGCCTGCATAGTTTGAATCTAGTAATATGCCATTCTTCAAAggttcaagctgtaaaaaatatgATTGATAACTGTCATCAGGCGTTCTTATACTTCCACAACTCTCCAAAGAGACAACGGTTTCTTGAACACATAATTCAGCGCTTGTGTCCATCTGCCAGGAAATCTAAGATAAATGGGCTGTGTAAAACAAGATGGGTTGAACGGCATAATACTTTCACCACAATTTTAGAATTGTATCCTTACCTTATTAAGACTTGGGAACATATTTGTTcacctgctgatgatgacaatgaaattTATCCTGATGGAAATACTTGGAACTGGGATTCTGAATCTCGTAGCACTGCTAATGGTTTGAAGCACATTTTTACTAGCTTTGAGCACGTGGTTGCATTTTTGCTATCAAAAGAATTATTGGAGCCGATTAAACCAATTGCAGAATGTTTACAAGGTAGACTACAAGAGGTATACTTTGGTTTTAAAAAAGTTGATGAAGTCAAGGAGCATTACAAGCAACTTCGTGAAAATGTAAATGCTGAACATAATAGAATTTATCATAAAGCTCTAAATCTATGCAGGGATATTAGCAGCAGCGAAAGTATGCCCCGTGTTATAAGAGGCCGTCAAACTAGACCAAACCCTACAGTAAGCTCACCAACTGATTACTGGAGAGTGACAATTACCATTCCTTTGTTAGactcaattataagtgaatTGGAAGCCAGATTTTCTGTAGATACACGAGCACATTATGAACTGTGTGCATTGGTGCCCACTGTAATTACCACAAAAGACGAACATCAACTGTGTACCATCTTAAAATCTAAATGGAGTCATTTGCTACCAGCAGAAGATGACCTTGACAGTGAACTTGCTAGATGGAAAGCTCACTGCAATAAATTCCATGCCACTTTAAAGGAGAAGTCTATAACTCACTTGCTGAGTGAAGATGCAGATCCAATATTCTTCCCCAATATAAGAGAACTCCTGTGCATATTGGTAATACTTCCGATTGGAAGCACTGAAGCAGAAAGGACCTTTTCTTGTCTCAGGCAAATTCATTTGTGGTTGCGCACCACTATGACGGATGAAAGACTGGGCAACCTTGGGGTGTTAGCAATGCAAGGATTTAGCTTTCAACTGAATGTTGAACAAATATGTAAAGAGTTTGCAACTAAACATAGCAGAAAAATGTGTACAAGTAGTGTTTTATATGATTAGTATGAGCTGTTAATGCTTAATTTGCATGCCGTGATATATAGTTTAATCCagggtgggtggctagccaccccatccaccccccctggatcagcccctgagTCAAGCATCTGCTGAAATGTGAGATTGAaaaaagtacagtggaacctctctattttagacattttgggacccagaatttttggccactttttgctgtaatatagaggttttcttcTTTCAGGGtacaaaatgtattaaccagacctgttgggaccaaaatttttgtccttattatggaggttttttctgttgtgtccttaattcagggagcttgttaagagaggttccactgtttcATTATAGAACTAGAAATGTCCTTTTCACTTGAACTAAACGTCTACAGCTCTTGTGGCACCTTTGTCACGTGCATATATAGATTGGATCTTGCTGGAGGATCAAGTCACCGATGAGCCTGAGATTTTTATGATCGTATTAGTGTCAAAATTCTGCATTTACAGGCTTTATTAGCCTTTCCTAGTGGAATAGCAATATCCAATGAAAGTACACTGGATATGTAACACAACTAACAAATCAGGATATTTACTAAACAACTCAGTCACATGGTATTTTATATATACAAATGTGATGAGATGACTATGTAGCAATATAGTTATCAAGCAAATCCCAAGTGGCCATGATATAAAGTAATAGGGTGTACATGTGCTCATCTAAGGTGATAAGACAAACAAACCTATGTACCTTTACTTCATTTGTGAATCTAAATAATTATTGATAAGTGTGGCTATTTGCTTAGTGATGTCTAGTTGCTGAACTGCACAATATATATCATACTGAGTCATAAAATACTTTTCTTCAAGAGAAGACTAAACTAATCATATATGCTCAGTGCAAAAATTTAAGTGACCTGATAACTGTACAAAGGAACTACAATGTGGTCGGGGTTACACATGTTATAGTTGAATGCCTTAAATATTGACACAGGTCTGAAGAAAAGCTTAGGATTGTGTTTTTGAGATCATAGCTATTTGATGGTTGTTGTACTCAGAGTTAAGTGGTAGAAGAACAATGAGGCGGTATCACAATACATTTAATGGTTGGTTGAATTTTCTTTTCAAAAATTGGGTGTTTTATTAGATAGTGGAAAAATTTGAACTCTTTTGCCCAAGGGCTTCATATTGCATACTTTCCACATGTACAGTAAACATGTGTACAGCCTCTATTTGTGACTTGTCTTCTGTTTAACCGTTCCTGTCATCAACCATTGGGATCTGGAACTCCCTCCCTGCCAAACAAAGTTGTTGCCACTGAGAATGTAAATGATTTTCAGACTAAATTAAAATGAATAAAAATCTTTCTGTACTTTAACAGTGTGTGAGCAATTCATAGCCTGATTTAGTGTGAAAGTTGTCCTAAAATCTAGGGGGCAATTAAAATCAAGAGGGCAAATCTAACCTTAGATATGCCTATGCAAATTGCCATTTCATCCAAATGCACACAATTCTATGATatttaggccatcattattgaCAGTTAAATTTGGCACCAATTATTCACCTGGCCCAGTGTTGATTCTAGAGCTGacatacaacatgcatggtgcaacccccagaagctataattatattggacttttaacaattattttagattTAAAAACTGATACTATTAAAGTAACTTGCCAATAAACAATCTATACTGCAATTTTGCCCTAAACTTATTATCTTATTATTTGAAGGGACCACCCACATGAACTAACCATGGATTGATTAAaaatacaaataatattattattatagctgAGCTGGGTTTAAATCCCAAGCCTGGTACTTCCATAGTCCGTACCTAATCATACTGTTGCAAGCTTCCATGTTCGTCTTTTCTGCCATATATCAAGAGGGAGGTTAATACAATAAAAGAAGGTACAGTACTTATACCTGGTGAAGAAGCCAAAGACCGGTTTACTTGTTAAGCATTAAGATGGCTTTCATTGTCTGTGCATGCATGGAGGAAAATCTTTGGTGATTTCAAGGCCAACTAGTGTTCGCACTTTTCAACCCTAACTACCTCATGATTAAACTCACAAAAAATTGCCTTCATGCATACAAATATACTTGGTGTAAGtgctatacagtacatggtCCAGTCATTGATTAACCAAACATTCTGTTATCTGAACAGCAGCAATGGACTATTCTATTGATTCAGAAGTATTATTTTTGTCTAAGCatgtattctattagagtggttaaACAGGgcactgtatataaatgtatgggcttcatttTTCCCAACTTTTTGAATATCCAGGGCCCAATGAGTTCGGATAATAAAAGGACCACTGAATACTTGAGTTGCTCTGTATTTGCACTGCAGCAAACATCACTAAGTATAGTACGTAGAATGCTTCTTCTGCAAATGTCTGGCTTCTCTTTTGTTCACCAATTAAGTGGGGGGAAAATTACTGTTACCCTGGGTTGGCTTTGCTGCTCTCTCTTTCTCTTTTCTGCGATCTGCCATTGCTTGCATTCACGGTGCTCAATCATCATCCAGTCATTTTGAATTTTGACAGAGCTCCATCTCCGATGGATCTGGTTAGTGTGGCGTCTCATTTTAACAGACTAGTTTAATCTTTAATTTTAggtattatttttataagaaataATTTAGTTCTCTTTATATAAAGCAAAAGTAAATTATTTACTTTGATATACGAATActtataaatatatgtatatacacaaatGTATATAAGTGAGTATAGTTGACATGGCACTATATACGTTTTAGGTGGAATACTTGTATTCCAGAAGAACCACAACAGTAATGTATAATGTTTACTGAAGTTTAAGTGCAGTTAGCACAAGAAAAGGCATTGGGGATATGCTCAAAAAAGCTAGAGTACAATAGCATCTTTTAGACAGAGTCATGGTAAGACTTGAAAACACGTTGTGCCTGATTTAGAACAAGTACTGTACCTTGCTTGCTTAGGTTATGTGCTAGCTTTGATGATTGATTTAAAAGTTGTACTGTTCTACGAAATGGTGACTGTACTACTTTCACTGCTCATGTGATGTCACCCATTAAAATTTGACAATGTTTTTAAAAAGTGGGTTTTCCTTCAACACTTGTAAAGACACAATCACAGATGATCCAAAATTATTTTCGAACAAATGAATTTCTTCGAGACAAGCATTGTTTTTGATCACAATTGCCAAGTTGTCCACCACATTTTCTGACATATTGTTACCATTCAAGTTTAGTTTCTGAAGAGTTGAAATTCCTTGTAAAGCTTGCAGAATAACTGTTGCAGTAGATTGTAAATTATTATAGTCCAAATACAGTTCTTCTAGACAAGTATTACTTTTGATGACATCTGCCAAGCAATTCACCACTTTTCCTGACATATTATTGTTACCTAAGTCCAAAATTTTAAGAGTTGAAATTTCTCTTAATGCTTGTAAAATATCAGCTGCCAATGACTGCAAATTATTACAGCCCAAATAAAGCTCTTCTAGATAAGTGTTGCTTTTGATTGCATCTGCCAAGTCATTTACTACCTTTCCTGACATATTGTTACTATTCAAGTTCAGTTTCGTAAGGGTTGAAATTTCTTTTAAAGCCTGTAAAATTACAACTGCAGATGACTGTAAATCATTACTGAACAAGTGGAGTTCTTCAAGAGATGTATTACTTTTGATGGCATCTGCCAAGTCATTCACCACTTTTGCGGACATATTGTTGCCGTTCAAGTTCAGGTTTTTTAAATGTGAAGTCCTTTTCAGTGCTTGTAACACTACAACTACAGGTGATTGTAAATTATTATGATCCAAAAAGAGTTCTTCTATATAAGGGTTATTTTTTATTACACTTGCCAAGTCATTCACCACATTTTCTGACATGTTATTGCAACTTAAGTTAAGCACTGTAAGACCTGAAATTCTTGTTAGTGCTTGTAATATCACAACTGCTGATGACcctaaattattattatataattgaAGCTCTTCTAGACAATTGTTGTTGCTAATCACATCTGCTAAATCATGTACCACTTCTTCTGACATATAGTTGTAGTTCAGGTTTAGTTTTTGAAGATGATAAACTGTTTTTAAAGCTTGTAATACTACAACTGTAGATGACTGAAAAAAGTTATAGTCCAAATGAAGTTCTTGTAGACCAGTGTTTCTTTTTATCACATCTGCCAAGTCATCCACAACCTCTTCTGACATGTAGTTGCTATTCAAGTTTAATTTCTTAAGACTTGATATCTGTTTTAAAGCATGTAAAATAACAACAGCTGATGACTGTAAATTGTTATAAAACAAGTGAAGTTCTTCTAGACAAGTGTTACATTTTATCACATCTGCCAAGTCAATTAGCACATTTTTGGATATACGAATATTATTTAGATTCAACTTTTTAAGATTTGAAACTTTTTTTAATGCATGTAAAATTATTGCCATGGATGATTGTAAATCATTACTGTCCAAACTGAGCTCTTCTAGATGAAAATTATGTTTAATTACATCTGCCAAGTCATATACCACTTCATTTGACATGTTGTTGTTATTTAAGCTAAGCTTCTTAAGACTCCAAAGTTGTTTTAAAGCTTGTAAAATTACTACAGTGAAAGATTGTAAATTGTTAGAATCCAAATATAGTTCTTCTAGACAGGTGTTATTTTTTATGACATCTGCTAAGTCATCCACTACTTTCTCTGACATGTTATTGCTATTTAAGCTTAGCTTTCTGAGACTTGAAATTCCTTTCAATGCATGTAAAACTATAACCGCTGATGGTTGTAAATTATTACCCCCCAAATAAAGCTCTTCTAGACAGGTGTTATGTTTGATGACTTCTGCTAAGTCATGTACCACTTTTTTTGATATGTTGTTCCCATTTAAGTTTAGCTTCCTAAGATTTGTAGTTAGTTTTAGGGATTTCAAAATTACTATTGCAGATGATTGCAAGTTATTATTCTCCAGATGTAATTCCTCTAGACAAGTGTTAGATTTGATAACATCTGCCAAATCATTCGCTACTTTTTCTGATAAAGTGTTGCTATTTAAATCCAGTTTTTTAAGAGACGAAATTCTTTTTAATTCTTGTAAAATTTCAACCGCAGACAATTGtaaattattattgtacaaatGGAGTTCTTCTAGACAAGTATTACATTTTATTACATCTGCCAAGTCATCCACCACTCTTCCTGACATGTTGTTGTTAATTAAATCTAAAATTTTAAGATTTGAAGTTCCTTTTAATGCTTGTAGAATCACGACTGCAGTGGAATGTAACTTATTATTTTGCAAGTGCACTTCTTCAAGACAAGTATTAATTTTAATCACATCTGCTAAGTCATTCACCACTTTCCCTAATAAGTTGATGTCAGCTAATATAATACATTTCAACTGAGATAATGTTTTTAAACCATCAATAATGGGTAATAATGTATCGATAGATGTATTTTCAATTATGAAGTGCTCTAATGTGTTAATTTTAATCAGATATGATGACAAGACTTTTGCACTATCACTAGTGATATGACAATCTCTTATTATGATACTCTTTAAAGAATCATTCATATCAAGCACATCAGATATTTGTCGTGGTTTTGCTCTACATGCCAATAGTGTAGTACTGGTCAGCAGCATCATTGCAAGATTATGGTTACACATCAGCTCTAACAATATATCATAATAAGCAATTTCATGCATACTCTTATCAAGTAAATAAATTTCTATCAAATAATTAACACTTTCATCAGTACTGCATAATGATAAGTATAGCTTAAAGCAATTAATTCCAACAAATGGGTCGTAGTACTGAAAGAAATAAAATGTATTTTGATGATAACCACTTGTTCGAGGCTCTGGTTCAGAAAGATTTTTTTCactatttttgtaacataatatgCGAAATGTACCAGAAGTAACAACTGTGAGTCTTGCAACTTTGTAAAAATCCTCAAATAAACTTAATCCTTCAACAATTGATAACAGTTTATTCTTGGCTTCATTGGAAATTTCAGATACATGACTGTAAGTTAACAGTGTTTGAAATTCATGCATGTTGGATTTGTTTATTTGAATAAACATGCTTCATATATGCATGaagttatttacaaaaaatgtaTTTTTAAGTAGTTTGAACTGATCAGAAATATCAAGCATGTTTATGTAATAAGCTGCCAAATATTCTTGAATTGACAAATGCACAAAGTTATAAGAAATACACTTGTCGATTTTGTGTTTATAACTTGTATACTGGGTGTAGTTCAAAAGACCAAGGCCATGAAAATTATTGAATGCTAATATGAAATTGGCACTAAAACTTTCCTTTGTAAATATGTGTTTTTGATGCTTTAAAGCTTCAAAAGCAAGCTGGGAGAGATGTATTAAATACTGGTGATGCATTTCTGACAAATGTTTAATAGACAATGCTGTGTTGGCTGACCCACCACCCAGCTTTTGCAGAAACCGAGAGATTGTTAAACAAATAAACTTTTCATATAACTCAGTTTCATCTTTTGGTAGTTCTTCATAATCCTTAAATGTGTACACCAGAATAGTTAACATGATGGGTATGTAGCAAGCACTGTTGATGGTGTGGTTATCATGGAGAAAAGACAATAGACGCTGAGATTTGTTGGGGTAATCTTGAAGCTCCTGCTCAATATAAGATTTCTTACTTTCCTCTGTAAAACCCAATACTTCTACTGTAACATCAGCACGTTTTTGAAGTATTTCTGTGGCAATAGGACGAGAGGTGACTACCACAGTACAACGTGTCAAGACTTCATGCTTTAAAATGTTGCTAATGAGCAAATTGTCTTTAGTACTAGAAAATTCATCTAAGCCatctaatattattgtaatgtcaATATTGTCTATTTTAAATAACACATCAGCACACTGTGCTGATAGGTCAGCTGCTGACTGCTTAAAATTGTAGAAGTAATGAACCAGATCGTTTAAATCATAAATTCTTTGTATTGCTGGGTCACGTAAAAACAGTAAGAAAACAAGTGTAGTATCATTTAGTAGTGATCCTTTAGCCCAGCGGTAAGCCATTTCTTTACAGAGTGTTGTTTTTCCCTTACCCGGTGCTCCATTAATTAGTATCATTTTAGGATCTATAGTAGCTCCACTGTCGCAATAAATAGGATTAAATATGTCAGAGAGCTGAAAAGTCTCAAACTTGTTGTAATACAACTTACCATCCTGTAGTTGAGATAActtttcatgtacttgtgtgTGCGATGATCCATCGATAAATTTCATTAAGCCTTCCCTCATAATACCAGCTACATCGGAAATTTCCTTTTCTCCCCGTCTTTTGTGGTGTTTTATAAGTAGCATGTTCACAAAATGTTCAGGGTAGAGGAGTTGCCATATATCTTCGGTACCATCATCTGGTACATGAAGCCTAGTTTGGATGTACCTTTCTTTTAGATACTTGGAGACTGACTGCAAAACTTGACCTTTAAGAAACAAATGTTAACATGGTGATTCATGATGACACCTATAATGAGTTGTGCAGCATAAATAGCAATGATACATAaccagaaaattttgaaggCGAGTTTTCTAGCTTAGTCATATGTTTCTATAGTAAACAATCAACAATTCTATTGGAAAATATATAATCAATCTTTTGGCTATACGTTTTGCTATTTCAAATAGTTTACTTGTTGAGGTTGGCTGCATCAGGTAAACTCCAATACGGGTGGTGGACAGGGGTGAAGGAGAGGCCAAAGGGTTAAGAGGAATGTGTAAggattaggccaagttatggaccATTCATGTAGGACTCAAAACTGTCTAAAATTTAAGGAATTTTACAGTACAATTCTTTAAACAATATGGAGCTGTACAGCAACATACAGCCATCCCTGGTTGGCCAGAACTACATGAAGACCCCAGACCTTTTGTATGGGGCGTTGAAACTGGGCCTACTGGGCTTGAAGCTGCTAGACCATTTAACCATGGATGATTTGGACTATGAAATAAATTTGACGGTGTCTTTATATTGAAAAATTAAACCTATTGGGCAATAAGTCTGGATTTCCCACAACTCTTAAACATGCTAAAAGAACAGTTTGCATATGTGTCACAGTCTATTCGTTGTTcaatatgtacacatacatacctTCACTAGAGTTAAGTAATGCACAAGGAACTGAATGAATAGCCTTCACAGCATCAATGAGGTTGCCCCATGTAGCTGAGAGGTCTTGTTTCACCCATTTTTGTAACATCACTTTACATCTCTCCTCACAACTGTTGGGATGATCAATGTTTATGATGTCAAGCTGTGAAGGTAGGAATCCTAGGGCTTCTCCCAACTCCCTCCACTTTGTTGCACAATATGGCACAATATGTGTGTTAGTGTCACGTGCCTCAGGTGTGTCATCTCCTGTAACAATGCATATGtacacaatacatgtacaaGGAAAATATAGCAAGTTTAAGTTCAGTTAGGGattaaagaaataaaaagtagcaaaacaagggaGGCCATCGACACCTTAAATGTGGGAAAACTGTCAcatcaatagattgtgagatatgTGATTTTAAATAATTCAATCCAGTATAGTTTGGGAAGGTCAAAAGCCAagagtttgaaattttcaccttGAATGCAGCTAACCATAGTGTTTATTTCACTTCAATCCATAGCAAATTAGTTATTgatataaccatgattttgagcaCCTTTTTTCGGTATCTGTGACACAAGCACATCATCATGGGTGGGGGTGGTGGGGGATAAGTGATTGATATATGAACAGAAAATGGCTGAATGGGTCATATGGTGTCTCCAGCCTTAATATTGAGCTCTCAAGACCACCTGTGCAACTGAAAATTAAAGAAACATATATAGAAAATGTCTGGGCAACTGTCCAAGGCTGTTCATGTCTCTAGTCTCGTGTTTCAGCTGGCCAGTGACATTACAAGGTGCCAGAGCCTTCCTAGTGGTTGGCACATGTCTCTAAAAATCCACTCGTGAAAAGTATCCTGAGCAAATCAGTAACATGGCTGTGGTGCAAACGTGTAGagtattggtgtggctatccattcatggtgaaaagtgaacttAACTGGTGTGTGCGTAGATCAACTATTatcaaaaatttggtcacaaatatacTAGTATATATTAATCCCTGAtcagtagggattaaatgtcctaTTTCAGGTGTAGGAAACCTCCGttgttttatttctttgatccgtaatcaaacttaaattcctaatttttccttgtacaaGTTTGTTTActtcattattatgactggagAATCTGTGCATATTGCATTAGAAGAATGGCGCCAGACTTATTGTTTTCTGAACACATACCCAACTATCAAATTACTAAAaaagcaaagtggccattacaaaatagctatgctcagcctgttgcacagcattacaaaagaaggagaaggacctctgcaatcaatcctggATAACTCAGATGATACCATTAAAATGTATAAGGATGCCATCATGCAGTACTACcttgaatcaacaccttgcactttcagcaaagataaatgggatgTAAAGGAAggcacaggtaagtccatgaagcatgcattgtatgtactgtggtatgctaaaaTGCACCAGTCAGATCAGGCTGAAgtaatgtcgaacagtgaaagaaatcaagcctgtagccttagccataaTCAAGTtaagcttgtctgaaggcatcggtcagTTAGGCAGTCAGCCAATAGAAAATATAAAaatcctattggaagcatttcaggtcatattCAAGGCACCTTTGGGCTCTGctctgccaaggtgccatgaaggtattgtgaggttggCTTTTGTGAAAAAGTAAACCTTCCTGATTCCtactacagtactaccacactaACTatgtatactgtactgtatgatactagcatatactgtatgataataccATACTGTAGAGTGATAATACCATGCTTGCTTCATTGTCCACACATTAGAAAAGTTAAAAAATCATATTTACATACAAAAGCAGAAGGAATAATCATAACTTCATTCAATCTGTGTTACCACGTATAATGTAGCAACAGTTTATGCAAATTACACATTTTTAGTAAAACTTATACACATGCAAGTATACAACTCTGCATAACTTGATGAGGTGGAGCTCAAGGCAAGTTATAATAATGCACTAGTGTTTACTACAGTTTAATTGTGCAAGCTAACGCAATTAATAGGTTTAACTGATCATTAAATTCTGTATGGACAGCTAAATTCATatgaaaaaatattttaatgcctTCAAGCATGTTAGATAGCTATATCGAGTGAACCAATTAAAAGAACATTTTGAACAATAAATATGCATACTGTAGTAACCCATGTGGTTTGTGTGAGTCATTTCTCCTTATATAATAATTCTGAGAACTGTTTATACCAAATATTAATCAACAAGTACAAGGTTAGAATCATATAGAATGGAAATAGCCATTGAGCTATCAGCAACAACAGACTAAGCAGAAATGTATTACTGTAGATTTATCAAATGCATTGTACTGAATGTTAATACTGATTACAGTAGTACGTATTTTACTGTACAAACCACAGATATTAAAATAATGCTTGCAGCAATCAGTACACAGTTATACACAGTAATAATTACATCGAGATAAGGCAAAATCACACCTTAACAAGATAGCTTGCCCAACCTACTAGAGATTTTTCCGTAAAATAACAGCAGCATCCATAAAGTATAGCTAGCAACAAGATTATTTTTGTCAGAAGCTGTAAATAAAGCTAAAAGGTGCTAAGACAAATAACATCAAATTCACATGATTTCCACTATTATCGTGATCTGTACACTTGACATCTCGTGCGGTGCTATTAACAGTGTCTACACATGGTAATTTTTACATTTCTGCATAGGTTGGCACAATTTAAGCAGTGTATCATCAGTGATCATACCCAAGCTCAGTCACATGAGTCTGATTGGATTGGCTAAGTGTTAAACTGCATGCAGGCAACAACAACGTTGCTACTATACACTTTATGACTCTTTTGTTTTACACTGAGGTTTCTATTTTTAAGCAGTTAATGGGGCACGTTTTGTAATCAAGGTGTAATTGTCGGCATATCTTGTCCTATTCCAGGTTCACCCAGATGGTTTGCAACCTTCAAATTTAACCATACTTCGTATGTGACCTCTTTGTTGATGGAAGACTACTACTGTGATGTGAGGAAGTTTTGGCTATCATTCATTTGGTGTCTGTAGACAAAAACCCATTTTTGTATCCCGAAATCATGCTCAAATAATGTAGCGACAGGAAGCCTACCTCACCAATGCTTTTTAGGTGAAGACGCAGtggaaggttgaactccagtattgtgATAAAGATCAAGGCAGCA contains:
- the LOC136264801 gene encoding NACHT, LRR and PYD domains-containing protein 10-like — encoded protein: MADLRIPEGKRRDDTPEARDTNTHIVPYCATKWRELGEALGFLPSQLDIINIDHPNSCEERCKVMLQKWVKQDLSATWGNLIDAVKAIHSVPCALLNSSEGQVLQSVSKYLKERYIQTRLHVPDDGTEDIWQLLYPEHFVNMLLIKHHKRRGEKEISDVAGIMREGLMKFIDGSSHTQVHEKLSQLQDGKLYYNKFETFQLSDIFNPIYCDSGATIDPKMILINGAPGKGKTTLCKEMAYRWAKGSLLNDTTLVFLLFLRDPAIQRIYDLNDLVHYFYNFKQSAADLSAQCADVLFKIDNIDITIILDGLDEFSSTKDNLLISNILKHEVLTRCTVVVTSRPIATEILQKRADVTVEVLGFTEESKKSYIEQELQDYPNKSQRLLSFLHDNHTINSACYIPIMLTILVYTFKDYEELPKDETELYEKFICLTISRFLQKLGGGSANTALSIKHLSEMHHQYLIHLSQLAFEALKHQKHIFTKESFSANFILAFNNFHGLGLLNYTQYTSYKHKIDKCISYNFVHLSIQEYLAAYYINMLDISDQFKLLKNTFFVNNFMHI